GCGCAAACCCCGCGGCGCGTTCGTGCAGCACGCGGTAGCTGAGCGTCTCGTCGGGACAGACCAGCGCGGGCTTCTCCGGGAAGCGCGCGGCGGTGTCCTCCAGCAGGCAGACGAAATTTCGTGTCGGGAAGGTCACTTTCCGGTTCAAGTTCCTACGCCCGCATTCGTCGTTCCCGCGCAAGCGGAAAATCCGGTGGCCGCGGCGGCCGAGACAGCGCCACGGGCCCCCCACGGCCAACCCTGGATTCCCGTCTTCCAGGCTGTGTCCAAACCGATGAGGCAGAGCCCGCTCGAATCGTCATTCCCGCGGAAGCGGGAATCCAGGGGCGGGGGTGGGACACTGCAGCGGCGTTTCCCCGCCTCACCACCCCTGGATTCCCGCTTCCGCGGGAATGACGATTCGGGGGGGTTGGCGCCAATTCTTGTCCGGACGACGTTTGGGCACAGCCTGCTTCGCGGGCACGCCACTAAAGCCCCAGCTTGTCCAGGTCGATGCGCTCCAGCACATCGCGCGGAATGCGGTTGCGCGGCGTGTACTCGGCCAGGGAGGGCTTGGCGGTGGCATCGACGCCCCACTTGGCGGTGTAGCCGTCCGAGTCCGTGGACGGGTCGAGGTCCGAGCCGCGCGTATTGGAGATCACCGTGATGTCGCGGTCCGCCTGGCACCGGGTGCCCAGCGCCCACGCCACCTCCCGGTCGTCGAAAACGTTGACGTCATGGTCCACCACCACCACGCGCTTGATGTACATGTCGGCGCCCAGCACCGCCAGGATGGCGTTCTTCGCCTGCCCGGAGACGCGCTGCTCGATGGCAACGTAGCAGCTAAAGGGGGCGGGCACGCGCACCGCCTTCACCGACGGGACGATGGCGCGCACGGCGCGGTAAAGGTTCGCCTCCATGGGGATGGTGGACAGCAGCAGATGGTCCACCTGCGCCACGGAGATGTCGTGGAACAGCGCCCCTTCCCGCATGGTCACGGCGTTGTAGCGCACCACTTCGCGCTGGCGCTCGCCCAGGCTGTAGCCCGTGAACTCGCTGAACGGTCCCTCGGGGGTGCGCTC
The Deltaproteobacteria bacterium DNA segment above includes these coding regions:
- a CDS encoding UbiD family decarboxylase: LLALPQIVHHGADAGPYITAAISFAKDPEDGTWNCAYNRLMIMGKDRSSIHITASKHLWEFYRKAEARGETLPVAFAVGVHPAIGLGALAIGSIDEDERAIMGGVLGEPLELVRCETSDLLVPAHAEIILEGEILPGERTPEGPFSEFTGYSLGERQREVVRYNAVTMREGALFHDISVAQVDHLLLSTIPMEANLYRAVRAIVPSVKAVRVPAPFSCYVAIEQRVSGQAKNAILAVLGADMYIKRVVVVDHDVNVFDDREVAWALGTRCQADRDITVISNTRGSDLDPSTDSDGYTAKWGVDATAKPSLAEYTPRNRIPRDVLERIDLDKLGL